One Gloeobacter morelensis MG652769 DNA window includes the following coding sequences:
- a CDS encoding cytochrome d ubiquinol oxidase subunit II gives MRVKLMSVCTSRAAFWPLTVLSLVSVSRRPLPSLTRPLTTSSTRATPLSTPKAELSASCHGSTQCRQERAPFIWTILVFTLTFAGLVVVVFPYIILMSVTIYQAAAAPSALVFMTIFMGFLIPIMLAYKIFQHIVFRGKVTGSHYE, from the coding sequence GTGAGGGTCAAGTTGATGTCGGTCTGCACATCGAGGGCGGCTTTTTGGCCGCTCACGGTGCTGAGCTTGGTGTCGGTGAGCAGGCGGCCCTTGCCTTCACTCACCAGGCCGCTTACCACCTCCAGCACGCGCGCCACGCCGTTGAGCACTCCCAAAGCAGAACTATCGGCCAGTTGCCACGGCAGCACTCAATGCCGTCAGGAGCGCGCCCCCTTTATCTGGACAATCTTGGTTTTCACCCTCACCTTTGCTGGGCTGGTCGTGGTCGTATTTCCGTACATCATCCTGATGTCGGTGACCATCTACCAGGCCGCCGCCGCTCCCAGTGCCCTGGTGTTCATGACCATCTTCATGGGCTTTTTGATCCCAATCATGCTTGCCTACAAGATCTTCCAGCACATCGTCTTCCGCGGCAAAGTCACCGGCAGTCATTACGAGTGA
- a CDS encoding HEAT repeat domain-containing protein has product MVFDNLNKEFLCFFILATCSALLALEGGAVFAQKSVNNSSSSIPFVTEEISPDQTNSRHSNMVFLQRRKLKVLEKDLESKDVSSRMFAAAEIKRLMFVSAEAKPILVKVISKDENGSVRANATYSLGFLASVDKDASMLPFFIQTLQNDMYANTRVRAIGALGRMKLWTPPVIDVLANALDDRDTQVRASAALVLGEAGEAAQQTIPALESMKAQGGYVGEAADKALRKIRR; this is encoded by the coding sequence ATGGTCTTCGACAATTTGAATAAAGAATTTTTGTGCTTTTTCATCCTCGCAACTTGCAGTGCTTTACTTGCACTAGAGGGAGGAGCTGTTTTTGCGCAGAAAAGCGTAAACAACAGCAGTAGCTCAATTCCATTTGTAACTGAAGAGATAAGCCCTGATCAGACCAACTCAAGGCATTCAAACATGGTTTTTCTTCAAAGGCGAAAGTTGAAGGTACTTGAAAAAGATTTGGAAAGCAAGGATGTAAGCTCTCGGATGTTTGCTGCAGCGGAAATAAAGCGTTTGATGTTTGTCAGTGCAGAAGCCAAGCCAATTTTAGTCAAGGTTATTTCGAAGGATGAGAATGGCTCCGTAAGAGCGAATGCAACCTACTCGCTAGGCTTTCTCGCTTCGGTAGATAAGGACGCTTCAATGCTGCCCTTTTTCATCCAGACATTGCAAAATGATATGTATGCAAATACTCGTGTTCGTGCAATTGGCGCTCTCGGACGCATGAAGCTGTGGACACCACCAGTGATCGATGTACTAGCAAATGCGTTGGACGATAGAGATACGCAGGTGCGCGCTAGTGCGGCGCTAGTACTCGGTGAGGCGGGGGAAGCGGCGCAACAAACCATTCCTGCTCTCGAATCGATGAAGGCGCAGGGAGGATACGTCGGTGAAGCAGCAGATAAAGCGTTACGGAAAATCAGACGTTAA
- a CDS encoding HupE/UreJ family protein → MSQLLRWWQLGLWVCFFLAQPAFAHKPSDSYLNLKLGEQRVEGQWDIALRDLDYAIGLDGDDDGAITWGEVRSRQAQIADYALARLKLAADGNSCPPNLHALLINRHSDGAYAVLRFAADCGRPPVALSVDYNLFFDLDPQHRGLLQLQAAHGGPVRTAILGPDSRSQRLEVRSAPWVQFFDFVREGVWHIWIGFDHILFLLTLLLPALFVRKDSRWQTLGEFREVFLNVVKVVTAFTVAHSITLGLAALGVVELPSRWVESAIAASVILAALNNLFPVVENRRWAIAFGFGLIHGFGFASVMADLGLAKENLVLSLLGFNLGVEIGQLAIVAVFLPIAFWLRNTWFYRRVVFTGGSVAVAGIAAVWLAERLFDLQILI, encoded by the coding sequence ATGAGCCAACTCTTGCGCTGGTGGCAGCTGGGTTTGTGGGTGTGTTTTTTCCTGGCGCAGCCCGCCTTTGCCCACAAACCCAGCGACAGTTACCTAAATTTGAAACTGGGCGAGCAGCGCGTCGAAGGCCAGTGGGATATTGCCCTGCGCGATCTCGATTACGCCATCGGCCTCGACGGCGATGACGACGGCGCCATCACCTGGGGCGAGGTGCGCTCCCGCCAGGCCCAAATCGCCGATTACGCCCTTGCCCGCCTCAAGCTGGCGGCCGACGGCAACTCCTGCCCCCCCAACTTGCATGCCCTGCTCATCAACCGCCACAGCGACGGCGCCTACGCCGTGCTGCGCTTCGCAGCCGATTGCGGTCGTCCGCCGGTGGCCCTCTCAGTCGATTACAACCTCTTTTTCGACCTTGATCCCCAGCACCGCGGCTTGCTGCAGTTGCAAGCCGCGCATGGCGGTCCCGTGCGTACCGCCATTCTCGGCCCCGATAGCCGTTCGCAGCGGTTGGAGGTGCGTTCCGCCCCGTGGGTGCAGTTTTTTGACTTCGTGCGCGAGGGCGTCTGGCACATCTGGATCGGCTTCGATCACATTTTGTTTTTGTTGACGCTGTTGCTGCCGGCGCTGTTTGTGCGTAAGGACAGCCGCTGGCAGACGCTGGGGGAATTTCGCGAAGTATTTCTCAACGTCGTCAAGGTGGTCACCGCCTTTACCGTCGCCCACTCGATCACCCTGGGTCTCGCCGCGCTGGGGGTGGTCGAGCTGCCCTCGCGCTGGGTCGAATCGGCGATTGCCGCCTCGGTGATTCTGGCGGCTCTCAACAATCTTTTTCCGGTAGTCGAGAACCGCCGTTGGGCAATTGCCTTCGGCTTCGGCCTCATCCACGGCTTCGGCTTCGCGAGCGTCATGGCCGATTTGGGCCTGGCCAAAGAAAACCTGGTGCTGTCGCTTTTGGGCTTCAACCTGGGTGTGGAAATTGGGCAGCTTGCCATCGTCGCTGTGTTCTTGCCCATCGCCTTCTGGCTGCGCAATACCTGGTTCTATCGGCGCGTCGTCTTTACCGGCGGCTCGGTGGCCGTCGCCGGGATCGCCGCCGTCTGGCTCGCCGAGCGCCTGTTCGATCTGCAGATTCTGATCTGA
- a CDS encoding type II and III secretion system protein, whose amino-acid sequence MVSGLVSEGKGRLLTDTKLSTVSGQKAALDVQTDINLTLTTQSTVNSATTNTTTINTLRAGTVVELEPTVQADSNVLAVLNLESSVAGARANTNTAPDISRRKVRNTLLLKNNQTIEIGGLIQSNNTENVTRIPIVGYLPLIGQLFSNTSVSVDQRELLVFITPRIRDVQPLPDTQLPLGPAR is encoded by the coding sequence GTGGTAAGCGGCCTGGTGAGTGAAGGCAAGGGCCGCCTGCTCACCGACACCAAGCTCAGCACCGTGAGCGGCCAAAAAGCCGCCCTCGATGTGCAGACCGACATCAACTTGACCCTCACCACCCAGAGCACGGTCAACAGCGCTACCACCAACACCACGACGATCAACACCCTGCGGGCGGGCACGGTCGTGGAACTCGAACCCACGGTGCAGGCCGACAGCAATGTGCTCGCGGTCCTCAATCTCGAATCGTCGGTGGCCGGTGCGCGCGCCAACACCAACACCGCCCCGGACATCTCCCGGCGCAAAGTGCGCAATACCCTGCTGCTCAAAAACAACCAGACCATCGAAATCGGCGGGCTCATCCAGAGCAACAACACCGAGAACGTCACCCGCATCCCGATTGTGGGTTATTTGCCGCTGATTGGTCAGCTATTCAGCAATACCTCGGTCTCGGTAGACCAGCGCGAGTTGCTGGTGTTCATCACTCCACGCATCCGCGATGTGCAGCCTTTGCCCGATACGCAGTTACCCCTGGGTCCGGCGCGGTAG
- a CDS encoding lactonase family protein yields MQDFTRGRWLSVVGIVAAIAIVGLVSVADPLPVAERASDRRPVSFTGRALLMASDGDMVGTAYSDGKLNRLPGIEDALTVIDLPLPTTALKVASVAVSNSVMSWPQILATAPDGTRAYVVEVRSRPPQGVQEYADLDTGMPAGSLLTVVDLTPPAGPTVIETVPVGRNPRQIAISPDGRFLAIGVEEPGRELLLVELVAGRPGRRLSYAIADASGQSARITSVSWHPSGRFLALNLNDREMAFFEVLTDQKAATATLRPQGDRLVTGVRLGVGRFSPDGRHYLVTDLKWGERPLGYLLNPRGELIAVRFDAGAALGAKHRVVCRIEVGLSPEGFAVSPDGLLVAMVNMRRTYLPDWLPVWPGKARSSLSLVKRNPQSGQLTVVGEYGFEGVLPEDAVFDAAGRALAVAVYHYREPSPRQGIVEFWRVVQQPQVKLERTGFTIAVPRGPHTLALVR; encoded by the coding sequence GTGCAAGATTTCACCAGGGGGCGTTGGCTCTCGGTGGTGGGAATCGTGGCGGCAATCGCGATCGTCGGTCTGGTGTCGGTGGCCGATCCGCTGCCGGTGGCTGAGCGCGCGAGCGATCGTCGGCCGGTCTCCTTTACCGGGCGCGCACTGCTGATGGCCTCGGACGGCGACATGGTGGGCACGGCGTACTCCGACGGCAAGCTCAACCGTCTACCCGGCATCGAAGACGCGCTGACGGTGATCGATTTGCCGTTGCCGACCACCGCTTTGAAGGTTGCCTCGGTGGCGGTCTCCAACTCGGTGATGTCCTGGCCGCAGATCCTCGCCACTGCGCCGGACGGGACGCGGGCCTACGTGGTGGAGGTGCGGAGCAGACCGCCGCAGGGGGTGCAGGAGTACGCCGACCTCGACACGGGTATGCCCGCCGGGTCGCTGCTGACGGTCGTGGATCTCACCCCTCCGGCCGGACCGACGGTGATCGAAACGGTACCGGTCGGGCGCAACCCGAGGCAGATCGCAATCAGCCCCGATGGCCGATTTCTCGCCATCGGGGTGGAGGAGCCAGGCCGGGAATTGCTGCTGGTGGAGCTTGTGGCCGGCCGACCGGGTCGGCGACTGTCTTATGCGATCGCCGATGCGTCCGGCCAATCTGCCCGGATCACCTCGGTTAGCTGGCATCCTTCCGGTCGATTCCTGGCCCTCAATCTGAACGACCGGGAAATGGCCTTCTTCGAAGTGCTGACGGACCAAAAGGCGGCAACGGCAACGCTCAGGCCCCAGGGTGACCGGTTGGTGACGGGCGTTCGCCTCGGGGTGGGGCGCTTTTCACCCGACGGTCGCCACTATCTGGTCACGGACCTGAAGTGGGGAGAGCGGCCTCTGGGTTATCTGTTGAACCCACGGGGCGAGTTGATCGCCGTACGCTTCGACGCGGGAGCGGCCCTGGGGGCGAAACATCGGGTGGTCTGCCGGATCGAAGTCGGACTGAGCCCCGAGGGATTCGCCGTGAGCCCCGATGGGCTGCTGGTGGCGATGGTGAATATGCGCCGGACCTACCTGCCGGACTGGCTGCCGGTTTGGCCGGGCAAGGCCCGCAGTTCCCTTTCTCTGGTGAAGCGCAATCCGCAAAGCGGGCAGTTGACTGTGGTGGGCGAATACGGCTTCGAAGGCGTGCTGCCGGAGGATGCTGTCTTCGACGCGGCCGGCCGGGCGCTTGCAGTGGCGGTGTATCACTACCGCGAGCCCAGCCCCCGCCAGGGGATTGTCGAATTTTGGCGGGTTGTCCAGCAGCCGCAGGTAAAACTTGAGCGCACAGGATTCACCATCGCGGTCCCGCGGGGTCCCCATACCCTCGCCCTGGTGCGCTGA
- a CDS encoding ABC transporter permease, protein MNTPATTRLPRSGRGIPPGEALSQALASLRANPLRTILTMLGIVIGVAAVIALTAIGRGAQEQTDRRLQALGTNLLYVQSGTALTGSPVSQGAGSATTLTWQDARAIARSGGAVGAVAPSLSGRFQVVYAGSNTNTSVVGTSPEYEQVHDFVPLTGRFFNRVELERVARVAVLGQTVVRELGLTARSALGKTVRIRGEHFRVVGTLEYKGGSPPRDQDDQVLVPLTAMAARLVGTNSLSGIAVGTIAVAAAGPDRLEAARLQTANLLRRLHRLGPGQEEDFSIRSQADLRASANQIAGIFTTLLGATAAISLVVGGIGIMNIMLVSVSERTREIGLRKAVGARSGDILGQFLLEAVALSMGGGILGVVSGFAASAGVGAALGWAASVSFEAVVLSLVVSMAVGLLFGIYPSSRAARLDPAVALRSD, encoded by the coding sequence ATGAACACGCCTGCTACTACCCGGCTCCCCCGGTCCGGTCGGGGTATACCGCCCGGCGAGGCGCTCAGCCAGGCGCTCGCGTCGTTACGGGCCAACCCGCTGCGCACCATCCTCACCATGCTCGGGATCGTGATCGGCGTGGCGGCGGTGATCGCCCTTACAGCGATTGGCCGCGGCGCCCAGGAGCAGACCGACCGGCGCCTGCAGGCGCTCGGGACCAATTTGCTCTATGTGCAAAGCGGGACGGCCCTCACCGGCAGCCCGGTCTCCCAGGGGGCCGGCTCGGCCACCACGCTCACCTGGCAGGACGCCCGGGCCATCGCCCGCAGCGGCGGCGCCGTGGGCGCGGTTGCTCCCAGCCTGAGTGGGCGCTTTCAGGTGGTCTACGCCGGGTCCAACACCAACACCTCCGTGGTCGGCACCAGCCCCGAGTACGAGCAGGTGCACGATTTTGTGCCCCTTACCGGCCGCTTCTTCAACCGGGTGGAACTGGAGCGGGTCGCCCGGGTGGCGGTCCTCGGCCAGACGGTGGTGCGGGAGCTGGGGCTTACAGCAAGGAGTGCTCTGGGTAAGACCGTGCGCATCCGCGGGGAGCACTTTCGGGTGGTGGGCACCCTCGAATACAAGGGCGGCAGTCCGCCGCGCGATCAAGACGATCAGGTGCTGGTGCCGCTGACGGCGATGGCCGCCCGGCTGGTGGGCACCAACTCCCTGAGCGGCATCGCCGTGGGCACGATCGCCGTTGCGGCGGCAGGCCCCGACAGGCTCGAAGCGGCTCGCCTGCAAACGGCCAACTTGCTGCGGCGGCTCCACCGGCTCGGTCCCGGCCAGGAGGAGGATTTTTCGATCCGCTCCCAGGCCGACCTGCGCGCGAGCGCCAACCAGATAGCCGGTATCTTCACGACCCTGCTTGGGGCGACGGCGGCCATCTCGCTGGTGGTCGGAGGCATCGGGATCATGAATATTATGCTCGTCTCGGTAAGCGAGCGCACCCGCGAGATTGGCCTGAGAAAAGCGGTGGGTGCGCGCTCGGGCGATATCCTCGGCCAGTTTTTACTCGAAGCGGTGGCCCTCTCGATGGGCGGCGGCATCCTGGGCGTGGTCAGCGGCTTTGCCGCCTCCGCCGGGGTGGGTGCGGCCCTCGGCTGGGCGGCGAGTGTCTCCTTCGAAGCGGTGGTGCTGTCGCTGGTAGTGTCCATGGCTGTCGGCCTGCTTTTTGGCATCTACCCGTCCAGTCGGGCCGCCCGCCTCGATCCGGCGGTCGCCCTGCGCAGCGACTGA
- a CDS encoding tetratricopeptide repeat protein, which translates to MKLLPWLSAVGLLLGWSAAAEATPFTPKSDGEVLERVRVRPADPEARALRELRTRLARQPQDLALALQLARRYIERGRIEADPRYNGYAQAALAPWWEQPKPPAPVLVMRATLRQADHDFDGALADLKLALAANPRDPQAWVTRALVQQVRGEYAEARKSCVPLMQFSSQLAGITCLSGVASLNGQAATSYALLERVITARTDASAGEKLWAQTLLAEIAHRRGDPQKAEKHFRTAMAVGPDSYLLGAYADFLLDEKRPREVVELLKGRARADGLLLRLAIAEQRLGLAQSAVHRTELAARFAASRRRGDEAVHRREEARFTLELLEQPRAALKLALANWQTQREPADARILLEAAKASGDAAAARPAIDWLGQSRLEDRRVNALMQELGAKA; encoded by the coding sequence ATGAAACTTTTACCCTGGCTCAGCGCAGTGGGCCTGCTGTTAGGTTGGTCGGCCGCCGCCGAGGCAACTCCATTTACCCCCAAAAGCGACGGCGAGGTGCTTGAGCGCGTGCGTGTGCGTCCGGCCGATCCGGAAGCGCGCGCCTTGCGCGAACTGCGCACCCGCCTTGCCCGCCAGCCCCAGGATCTGGCTTTAGCCCTGCAGCTGGCCCGCCGCTACATCGAGCGCGGGCGCATCGAGGCCGACCCGCGCTACAACGGCTACGCCCAGGCGGCCCTCGCCCCCTGGTGGGAGCAACCCAAGCCCCCCGCGCCGGTGCTGGTGATGCGCGCCACCCTCCGCCAGGCCGACCACGACTTCGACGGCGCTCTGGCCGACTTGAAACTGGCTCTAGCCGCCAACCCGCGCGATCCCCAGGCGTGGGTGACCCGGGCCTTGGTGCAGCAAGTCAGAGGCGAGTACGCTGAGGCACGCAAAAGCTGCGTACCGCTGATGCAGTTTTCTTCACAACTGGCGGGGATCACCTGTTTGAGCGGCGTGGCAAGCCTGAACGGCCAGGCAGCCACCAGCTACGCGCTGTTGGAGCGGGTAATCACCGCCCGCACCGACGCCTCGGCGGGGGAAAAGCTCTGGGCTCAGACATTGCTTGCGGAGATAGCCCACCGCCGGGGCGATCCCCAAAAAGCCGAAAAGCACTTTCGAACAGCGATGGCCGTTGGTCCCGACAGCTATCTGCTGGGGGCTTACGCCGACTTTTTGCTCGATGAAAAGCGTCCGCGCGAAGTTGTAGAACTGCTCAAGGGCCGTGCCCGCGCCGACGGACTGTTGCTTCGGCTTGCCATTGCCGAGCAGCGTTTGGGCCTGGCGCAATCGGCCGTCCACCGCACAGAACTGGCGGCGCGCTTTGCAGCGAGCCGCAGGCGCGGCGACGAGGCAGTTCACCGCCGCGAGGAAGCGCGCTTTACTTTGGAACTGCTGGAGCAGCCGCGCGCGGCCCTCAAACTGGCTCTGGCCAACTGGCAGACCCAGCGCGAACCGGCAGACGCCCGCATTTTGCTCGAAGCGGCCAAGGCGAGCGGCGACGCCGCTGCCGCCCGCCCGGCCATCGACTGGCTAGGACAAAGCCGCCTGGAAGATCGCCGGGTGAACGCCCTGATGCAGGAACTGGGAGCAAAAGCATGA
- a CDS encoding IS1634 family transposase, with protein MSQPPPEIQVQNLDHLGIVAGIIDSIGLVEEVNQLLGTHPQEHVSCGQVLKGLILNGLGFVCAPLYLFEQFFVGKATEHLIGPGVQPEHFNDDRLGRVLDKLYEEGTTKVFVHLALKAARQFGIKTGSVHLDSTSFHVDGEYIPRGRLAPRAEDEPQPIVITHGYSRDHRPDLKQFLLSMITSGDGDVPLYLRVGNGNEADKAIFAQMIQDFRSQWDVDALFVVDSALYSAQNLSEVQAMHWLSRVPSTLTQVKHLLAALSDEQFAPAQPGYRVAEVGSTYAEIQQRWVVVASDERRKSDLAALDKKLNELDGKLGKELTALCKMAFACEADALEAAERFASGLKFHLLGAVRAVEQARHDQAGRPARGSKPAKTGVWLLSAQLVRNATAIEVEQHSAGKFVLATNVLDEQELSTAEVLSEYKAQQSVERGFRFLKDPLFFTSSVFLKSPERVEALAMVMGLCLLVYSLGQRQLRLALSAAQLTVKSQTKKPTATPTLRWIFQVFQAVHLLEVSGVKQVSNLSEERRRIVKCLGPTCGQYYLMG; from the coding sequence ATGAGCCAGCCTCCTCCTGAAATCCAGGTCCAGAACCTCGACCACCTCGGCATCGTGGCTGGAATCATCGACTCTATCGGCCTGGTCGAAGAGGTCAACCAGCTCCTGGGCACGCATCCGCAGGAGCATGTGAGCTGCGGACAGGTACTCAAGGGTCTCATCCTCAATGGACTCGGCTTCGTCTGTGCACCCCTGTACTTGTTCGAGCAATTCTTCGTTGGCAAGGCGACCGAGCACCTGATTGGACCAGGCGTGCAGCCGGAACACTTTAACGACGACCGGCTTGGCCGGGTGCTCGATAAGCTCTACGAGGAGGGTACCACCAAGGTCTTCGTCCATCTGGCACTCAAGGCCGCCAGGCAATTTGGCATCAAGACCGGCAGTGTGCATCTGGACTCGACATCGTTCCATGTGGACGGTGAGTACATCCCAAGGGGGCGATTGGCACCTCGGGCAGAAGACGAACCGCAGCCGATTGTCATCACCCACGGCTATAGCCGGGATCATCGCCCCGACCTCAAGCAATTCTTGTTGTCGATGATCACCAGTGGCGATGGGGACGTGCCCCTCTACCTGCGCGTGGGTAACGGCAACGAAGCGGACAAGGCTATCTTTGCGCAGATGATTCAGGATTTTCGCTCCCAGTGGGACGTGGATGCCCTGTTTGTCGTCGATTCAGCCCTTTACAGTGCCCAGAACTTGAGCGAGGTGCAAGCCATGCACTGGCTGAGCCGGGTACCCTCGACCCTTACGCAAGTGAAGCACCTGCTGGCGGCATTGAGCGATGAGCAGTTCGCGCCTGCCCAACCAGGCTACCGAGTCGCCGAGGTGGGTAGCACTTACGCCGAGATCCAACAGCGCTGGGTGGTAGTCGCAAGCGACGAGCGGCGCAAAAGCGACCTCGCGGCCCTGGACAAGAAACTCAATGAGCTCGATGGCAAGCTGGGCAAGGAACTGACGGCGCTGTGCAAGATGGCCTTTGCCTGTGAAGCGGATGCCCTGGAAGCGGCGGAGCGGTTCGCTTCTGGGTTGAAGTTCCATCTGCTCGGGGCAGTACGGGCCGTCGAGCAAGCCCGGCATGACCAAGCCGGGCGACCGGCGCGGGGCAGCAAACCTGCGAAGACGGGCGTGTGGCTGCTCTCGGCACAACTGGTGCGCAATGCGACAGCTATCGAGGTGGAGCAGCATAGTGCGGGCAAGTTCGTGCTGGCGACGAACGTGTTGGACGAGCAGGAGCTTTCGACGGCTGAGGTCCTGTCCGAGTACAAAGCCCAGCAGTCAGTGGAGCGAGGCTTCCGCTTTCTGAAAGACCCGCTGTTTTTCACCTCCAGCGTGTTTCTCAAATCGCCTGAACGCGTCGAGGCGTTGGCGATGGTGATGGGGTTGTGCCTGCTGGTCTACAGCCTCGGGCAGCGGCAGTTGCGTTTAGCACTCTCAGCAGCACAGCTGACGGTCAAAAGTCAGACCAAGAAGCCGACCGCGACGCCGACCTTGCGGTGGATCTTTCAGGTCTTTCAGGCGGTGCATCTGCTGGAAGTCTCAGGAGTGAAGCAGGTATCGAATTTGAGCGAGGAGCGTCGGCGCATCGTGAAGTGTCTGGGTCCGACCTGTGGGCAGTACTACTTGATGGGCTGA
- a CDS encoding type II secretion system protein GspD, translated as MRSLVWLLPSMLLAAPAAAAPPLQPGTVAPSEMLSLKVRDGEVRDTLSLLGRVAGMNVIADASVSGRISLNLDKVTFAAALGALALTAGLAVTHTEGDVYIVSKPPASGLSPLAGRVGPAGGDPKDRPVNFNVKNAELAAVIENIANQAGAQLLVKGALSDRVSGRLAGARFEDALRRLLAGTRYGFVREGDAYLIGDATPGTPTSRALEETESFALAYTAAKSVSKLIPASLTQYVKIDEARNAVVVSGTELLRNQVKKLLSRIDAPLKQVVFEVKIIELTDTGSRDLNALRLVQNGSTVSADAENGTALSAAGQLADSSSLGVLNGVARVLEVVSGLVSEGKGRLLTDTKLSTVSGQKAALDVQTDINLTLTTQSTVNSATTNTTTINTLRAGTVVELEPTVQADSNVLAVLNLESSVAGARANTNTAPDISRRKVRNTLLLKNNQTIEIGGLIQSNNTENVTRIPIVGYLPLIGQLFSNTSVSVDQRELLVFITPRIRDVQPWPDTQLPLAPVR; from the coding sequence ATGCGCTCTCTGGTATGGCTCCTGCCGTCGATGCTGCTGGCGGCCCCGGCCGCCGCTGCCCCCCCGCTCCAGCCGGGGACTGTTGCCCCGTCTGAGATGTTGAGTTTAAAAGTTCGCGACGGCGAAGTGCGCGATACCCTCTCGCTGCTCGGACGGGTAGCCGGGATGAACGTGATTGCCGACGCCTCGGTGAGCGGCCGGATTTCGCTCAATCTCGACAAGGTCACCTTCGCTGCCGCCCTCGGCGCTCTGGCCCTCACGGCGGGGCTCGCCGTCACCCACACCGAGGGCGATGTGTACATCGTGAGCAAACCGCCGGCCTCCGGCCTCAGCCCGCTCGCCGGTCGCGTCGGCCCCGCAGGCGGCGATCCCAAAGATCGGCCGGTCAATTTCAACGTCAAGAATGCCGAACTCGCCGCGGTGATCGAGAACATCGCCAATCAGGCGGGAGCGCAGTTGCTCGTCAAAGGGGCGCTCAGCGACCGGGTGAGCGGCAGACTGGCGGGGGCGCGCTTCGAGGACGCGCTGCGCCGGTTGCTCGCGGGCACCCGCTACGGCTTCGTGCGCGAGGGGGACGCCTACTTGATCGGCGATGCCACTCCCGGCACCCCTACCAGCCGCGCCCTGGAGGAGACCGAATCGTTTGCACTTGCCTACACGGCGGCCAAGTCGGTGAGCAAGTTGATTCCGGCGAGCCTCACCCAGTACGTCAAAATCGACGAGGCGCGCAACGCCGTGGTGGTGAGCGGCACCGAGTTGCTGCGCAACCAGGTCAAAAAGTTGCTCAGTCGCATCGACGCTCCCCTCAAGCAGGTCGTCTTCGAGGTGAAGATTATCGAACTGACCGACACCGGGTCGCGCGATCTCAACGCCCTCAGACTTGTGCAAAACGGCAGCACCGTGAGTGCCGACGCCGAGAACGGCACGGCCCTGAGTGCTGCCGGACAACTGGCGGACAGCTCGTCTTTGGGAGTGCTCAACGGCGTGGCGCGCGTGCTGGAGGTGGTAAGCGGCCTGGTGAGTGAAGGCAAGGGCCGCCTGCTCACCGACACCAAGCTCAGCACCGTGAGCGGCCAAAAAGCCGCCCTCGATGTGCAGACCGACATCAACTTGACCCTCACCACCCAGAGCACGGTCAACAGCGCTACCACCAACACCACGACGATCAACACCCTGCGGGCGGGCACGGTCGTGGAACTCGAACCCACGGTGCAGGCCGACAGCAATGTGCTCGCGGTCCTCAATCTCGAATCGTCGGTGGCCGGTGCGCGCGCCAACACCAACACCGCCCCGGACATCTCCCGGCGCAAAGTGCGCAATACCCTGCTGCTCAAAAACAACCAGACCATCGAAATCGGCGGGCTCATCCAGAGCAACAACACCGAGAACGTCACCCGCATCCCGATTGTGGGTTATTTGCCGCTGATTGGTCAGCTATTCAGCAACACCTCGGTCTCGGTGGACCAGCGCGAGTTGCTGGTGTTCATCACTCCACGCATCCGCGATGTGCAGCCTTGGCCCGATACGCAGTTGCCCCTCGCTCCGGTGCGTTAG